CCCCCCGTAACAAAAATTTATCATAGCCCTGAAGAATTAACCTCTCTGGAGCAAAGCCAGGTGGTGGTCGTTTGGTTTAAAATGACCATCGGCAGCGTCCTCGATACCCAGATCATGCAGGTAATGGATATGGATACAGCCAGGGAAGAAGCCGGTTTAATTCTGGGCCAGTTGTTAAAAGCGGAAGGGGAAGAATGTTTACCTATTCAAGAAGAGCCGCATGCGCAGGCTGCAAACCATTCATCTCTGCCGGAACAGCAGGCCCGTATTGAAACCTCCCGCGCCAGGCCGCCTGCGGCAAGAAGGCCTGCGGCGACTCAATCCGGTCTTGATCAGCAGCGTTTGGAGCTGATACTGGATATCCCTTTGAAAGTTACGGTCCTCCTGGGCCGGACCAGGTGGCCGATTAAAGATATACTGGAGCTGACGCCCGGATCTGTGGTTGAACTGCAAAGCCTTGTGGACGAGCCGGTGGAAGTGCTGATAAACGGTACCCTGGTGGCGATGGGGGAAGTGGTGGTTGTAAATGAAAACTTTGGAGTACGGCTCACCAACATCATTAAACCGGAGGAAAGGCTGCAAAAACTCAGGAAATAAGGATGCCCTGAAATAAATCTTTAGCCTGACAACAGGACATATTTTTTTTATTTCCCCTACTATATTAATTCCAGGTTTTTGGTTATATTTAATGGTAATATAGGGAGGGAGAATTTGAAAATTTACGCCATAGGTGATATGCACTTTTCTTTCAGCCGTCCGGTTGACCCGTTACGCTGGGATGATGTCGAAACCTACAAGCCGATGGATATATTCGGGGCGGAATGGCGCGGACACTACCGAAAAATATATGACAACTGGGTTAAGATAATAAATAATGAAGATATTGTTCTAATACCCGGTGATTTTTCATGGGCCATGAAACTGAGCGAGGCGCGCTACGACCTGGATTTCCTGGGCTTACTGCCGGGGACCATTGTGGGTATACCAGGAAACCATGATCTCTGGTGGCAAAGTCTTTCACGTGTGCGCGAAGCGCTGCCTCCAAACATGAGATTGCTCCAGAATGATCATACTGAGGTCGGCAATGTTTCGCTTTGTGGTTCAAGGGGCTGGCTTTGCCCGGGAGCAGAATATTTCAGTGACCATGACCTTAAAATATACCGCAGGGAGTTAATAAGGATGGAGAATTCCTTAAAGAGCGCTGGTCCTGCCGGTAAGGAAATTATTGTAATGATGCATTTTATGCCTGTTAATGATCGCCACGAGAAGAATGAATTTATTGAAATGTTTCAATATTACCGGGTAAACACCGTGGTTTACGGCCATTTACACGGAGCGGCAACCAGGCTTCGGCTTCCAGGCCGCGCCTGGGGGATAAAGTTCCAATTGGCCAGTGCGGACTTTCTGCATTTCGCGCCTGTATTAATAAAGGACGAGGGCTTAATATGAATACTGAAGCAGTTTTATTCGACCTGGACGGTACTCTGGTGGATTCACTTCCTTTAATAGTACGTACCTACCGCCATGTATTCAAGGAAATGGACATACCATGGGGAAATGATGATGTCGTGAAAATGATCGGCCTCCCCTTGAAAGATATCGGACGCCGCTTTGTGGGTGAAGCGGCCCCTGCTTTTGAAGAGCGGTACCAGTACTATTACCACCGGGACCATGACCTCTATACCCGCCTTTTCCCAGGCACACTGGAGATGCTGGAAAGTCTTAAAAGCCAGGGGATTCGATTGGGCATCGTTACTTCAAAGGGAAAGCCCGGCACAACCAGGACAGCTGCCTTTACCAGGCTTGACGCTTACATGGATGTGATGATTACCGCCCACGACGTGGCGAGACATAAGCCTGACCCGGAACCCATCTTAACAGCTCTGGCAACCTTGCATGCGCAGGCTGAAAGGACTATTTTTATTGGGGACAGCAGTTATGATATCCTCACCGGGAAAAACGCAGGATGCCTTACTTTGGGAGTCGCCTGGGGACTCGACAGCCGTACGGAACTGGAGAAACTCAGCCCTGACGGCATACTTGCAAGCTGGGAGGAACTTCAGGAGTATCTATAACTTGGAGGGACCTTTGGTATATAAAACGCGCCCGGTAGATAGTTATGGATCAAGGCGGGAACTGGAGGATAACAGATTGATCGTGGGATTATTGACGGTTGAGCTCTTTCTTGGTGAAGCAAATTCCCTAAAGGAGAAACGAAGATTGCTAAAAGGCCTTATCGACCGGATCAAAGCCCGCTTTAACGTATCAGTTGCCGAAGTAGGCGAACAGGACACCTGGCAGCGCTCCGTGGTGGGTGTTTCTTTCGTCAGCTGTGAGCAGGCTCATGTCCACCAGGTTTTAGCGGCGGTGGTAAGATTCATAGAGCGCCAGGGTACGGTCCTGATCACCGACTATCAAACCGAGTTGCTTTAACTGTCGATTTGAGGCAGGAGGATATGCTGCTGTCTTCGTAGAAGACTCTGTAAAATATTTCTTTACGGGGGGGCATATTATGAGTCAGGAGCTGATTTCAGCTGCCAGAAACAAAGCCGGGGATTATTTTCGCCAGGGGTATAATTGCTCGGAATCCATTTTCCTCGCCTTCCGGGATCTCGTGGCCCCGGAGCTGGATGCGGGGCTGGTTAAAATGTTTACCGGTTTTGGCGGTGGCCTCGGTCACGCCGGCTGCATGTGCGGGGCTTTAAGCTCAGCGGAAATGATCATCAGCCTTTTTACTGGACGGACCAGTAACCAGGAGGACCGCGAGGTAAGCTATCAAGCCGCCCGGGAGTACCACGATCTGTTTAACGAGCGTTTTGGCGGGACCTGCTGCCGCGCTCTGAACCCCCATTCTTTTGACACACCCGAACATCTCAAAAACTGTCTTAAAATTACCGGCAACACCGGGAAGCTATTAATGGAATATCTAATTCAAAAAGGTCTGGTGGCCTAAAGGATGCAGAAAAAAGGCGGCGCCTGAAAAACGCCGTCTTTTTTCTATAATGTTAACGGAAGCAAAAGAACCGTCCCCCTGCTTGCCGGCTTTGCATTTAAACGGGGAGCAGCCCCCGGCTTTTGCCATCCATGAATACCTGTCCCGCCGGCGGTCCCTCACCGTTGAAGGCCAAGGCAGGTGGTCAGACGCAGACGCTGTTTACCGGACACCTTCCCCGCGCTTCTATTATGGCCGGAGGTAGTGCTTCTTATGCGAAAAATTCATCAATCAATCACCGCGCAGGGGCCGCAGGCGGCGCACTTGCCGCAGGCGTCACACACGCCGAGGTCACTGTAAAAGGAGTCAACCTCGAGGAGGTAGTTATAGCATTTCTGCTTGTCCAGTCCCTTTGTGGTCAGTGCCCCGGAGGGGCATTTTTTAACGCAAG
This genomic interval from Pelotomaculum schinkii contains the following:
- a CDS encoding metallophosphoesterase → MKIYAIGDMHFSFSRPVDPLRWDDVETYKPMDIFGAEWRGHYRKIYDNWVKIINNEDIVLIPGDFSWAMKLSEARYDLDFLGLLPGTIVGIPGNHDLWWQSLSRVREALPPNMRLLQNDHTEVGNVSLCGSRGWLCPGAEYFSDHDLKIYRRELIRMENSLKSAGPAGKEIIVMMHFMPVNDRHEKNEFIEMFQYYRVNTVVYGHLHGAATRLRLPGRAWGIKFQLASADFLHFAPVLIKDEGLI
- a CDS encoding HAD family hydrolase yields the protein MNTEAVLFDLDGTLVDSLPLIVRTYRHVFKEMDIPWGNDDVVKMIGLPLKDIGRRFVGEAAPAFEERYQYYYHRDHDLYTRLFPGTLEMLESLKSQGIRLGIVTSKGKPGTTRTAAFTRLDAYMDVMITAHDVARHKPDPEPILTALATLHAQAERTIFIGDSSYDILTGKNAGCLTLGVAWGLDSRTELEKLSPDGILASWEELQEYL
- a CDS encoding DUF503 domain-containing protein, whose product is MVYKTRPVDSYGSRRELEDNRLIVGLLTVELFLGEANSLKEKRRLLKGLIDRIKARFNVSVAEVGEQDTWQRSVVGVSFVSCEQAHVHQVLAAVVRFIERQGTVLITDYQTELL
- a CDS encoding C-GCAxxG-C-C family protein codes for the protein MSQELISAARNKAGDYFRQGYNCSESIFLAFRDLVAPELDAGLVKMFTGFGGGLGHAGCMCGALSSAEMIISLFTGRTSNQEDREVSYQAAREYHDLFNERFGGTCCRALNPHSFDTPEHLKNCLKITGNTGKLLMEYLIQKGLVA